The Cyanobacteria bacterium GSL.Bin1 region AAAATTGTGGATGCTCTGGAGACGAAATCGACTGCTATTGCCTTTGATTGCAATGGGGTTGCTAAGACAGCGGAAATTTTGCATGACTTTTGCCAAAAGTCCCTTGCCGCCTAACCTTAACGTTTTTTAATGGGAGAGAACTGATGAAACCGCAACGCATTTGCCTGACCACCTTAGAATTTCCCCCTGATGTCGGGGGGGTCGGAGAATCTGTGTATCGCATTGCCCAAATGCTCAAAGCCATTGGCTATGAGGTTCACGTTGCTGTCTTTCATTCTAAACAACGTAAAGATGATACCTTGCAGCGATCGCGCTGTGTCTCCCAAGAACAAAACGGAATTTTAGTCCATCGTCTGTTCCCCGCCATCCGCTCCGAAACCCCAATTATCCAAGATTTTCTCAGTGAAGTCTATTTTCTGCTGGAACAACTGCATCATCAATTT contains the following coding sequences:
- a CDS encoding glycosyltransferase family 4 protein, whose protein sequence is MKPQRICLTTLEFPPDVGGVGESVYRIAQMLKAIGYEVHVAVFHSKQRKDDTLQRSRCVSQEQNGILVHRLFPAIRSETPIIQDFLSEVYFLLEQLHHQF